Proteins from a single region of Anastrepha ludens isolate Willacy chromosome 5, idAnaLude1.1, whole genome shotgun sequence:
- the LOC128864469 gene encoding uncharacterized protein LOC128864469: protein MAQNWKVFLLLSAFLALQTSTFAHPLDGSKETDVLTQSESTTPSKSSTPLESTTSTAATAVEPPQLNSKESLIPDTPGVRQFKKDLISELVQSISGNEVENGYYTAELPSSEVDLPCTTDRVRIEIISSSFPLPERFFHAPKRCSEEEA, encoded by the exons ATGGCCCAGAATTGGaaagtatttttgttattgagCGCATTTCTGGCGTTgcag ACCTCAACATTTGCACACCCCTTGGATGGCAGCAAAGAAACTGATGTCCTCACACAATCGGAATCCACCACACCATCAAAATCCAGCACACCATTAGAATCCACCACGTCAACAGCAGCCACGGCAGTTGAACCACCCCAATTAAACTCCAAAGAAAGTTTGATTCCTGATACACCTGGCGTACGACAATTCAAAAAGGATTTGATTTCCGAATTAGTACAAAGCATTTCGGGAAACGAAGTTGAAAATGGTTACTACACAGCTGAGCTGCCATCATCGGAAGTAGATTTGCCCTGTACAACGGACAGAGTTAGAATAGAAATTATTAGTAGTAGCTTTCCCTTGCCAGAGCGCTTTTTCCATGCGCCAAAAAGATGCTCTGAAGAGGAggcataa
- the LOC128863285 gene encoding uncharacterized protein LOC128863285 yields MASCWKILLLLSLFETQQCVSSHPFAAFSEESEMSTVKPLQVNISSNESAPKKTGRFPIEREHWAIVCSVIALCFALITIFKYMCCPYVRCCGCKEVELQRTRDLQNRELKPQYSWEATNHI; encoded by the exons ATGGCGTCATGCTGGAAAATACTTTTGCTATTAAGTTTGTTCGAAACGCAGCAG tgcGTGTCATCACACCCATTCGCGGCGTTCAGTGAAGAGTCGGAGATGAGCACTGTTAAGCCGCTGCAAGTGAATATTAGTTCAAATGAGAGCGCGCCTAAGAAGACTGGGAGATTTCCCATTGAAAGGGAACACTGGGCTATTGTTTGTTCTGTCATTGCTTTGTGCTTCGCGCTCATaacgatatttaaatatatgtgtTGTCCATATGTGCGTTGTTGCGGCTGTAAAGAAGTGGAATTGCAGCGCACGAGGGATTTGCAAAACCGAGAATTGAAGCCGCAGTATTCTTGGGAAGCAACTAATCACATATAG